TTTAAGTGTTAAAGTTAAGGAATATTTTGCACGAAAGCAAACTTGTGTTATACTGAATAAAGCGAAGGCATTTGTTTTTATTGGAAATAAAAATCATTCGTGTCGACATTTTTGAAACTTTTTTCAAAACGCCCATAAAATAAAGGTTAAGTAGTCTTTCGATATCGCCATACAGCCAAACCCAGACTAACAAAGGCATAGATCAACAAACTGTAAAATTCTGGCAAAATATCCCTGAAATCCGAGCCTTTTAAAAGGATCATGCGTATAACCCTCATAAAATAAGCTATCGGATTGATGACATTTACCTTATTCGCCCAATCCGGCATGCTTTCAGTGGGTGTAAAAATTCCGCTCATCAAAATGAATACCAGCATGAAAAAGAAAGTGACGAACATGACTTGTTGCTGATTTTCGGAGATGACAGAAAGGAATAAGCCAAATCCAAGAATAACCAAAAGATAGATGATGGCAAAACCAAAAAGCAACGGCAGGTTACCTACTACGGGAACGCTGAATATCAGCCTGCCGAGAAAAAGGCCAAAGGCCAGCTCAAAAAGGGCAATGATCAGAAAAGGCAACAGTTTACCAATGATAAACTGATACTTTTTTATGGGGGTAACATTAATCTGCTCAATGGTTCCCATCTCCTTTTCTCGGACTATGTTCATAGCGGTAAGGAAAAGACTGATGATGGTTACCAGGATCACCAGTATTCCGGGTACCATGTATATCTTATAGTTCATTTCAGGGTTGTACCAGAAGGAATAGACAATTTCGACAGGTTGATTCCCGGCCAACTGTGGTTGATTGCTCCATTTTATAGCAATATTGCGGTTATAATCCGAAATGATTTCGGAAGAATAGGCATTGATCAGTCCTGCAGCATTTCCATTAATGGCATTGATAAGCAATTGAACATCTGCCTGATTTTCTGTTCTTAGATTATGAGCGAAGTGATCCGGAATTTGTAATATTAAATCCGCTTCATCCTTGAGTATGCTACCCATACCTTCATTAACACTGAAAGAGCGGGCTGTTATTTTGTAGAACGGCGAGGCTTCAAACTTATTTACCAACTTTCTGGAGGTGGATGACTGGTCCCGGTCTACCACATAAATGTCTATGTTCTTCATATCAAAAGTGGCGGCGTTGACCAGGATTAAAAGCTGTACAAAGGGCATGACGATAATCATAGCCAGCATAGTCCGATGCCGCAATATCTGGATGAATTCTTTTTGCAATATGTAAGCAATGGTTCTCATTTGTTAGCTACCTTTTCACTGTCTATTCCAATCGGATCTTGAAATTTTTAATGCTCAAACCAATAAATATACCCGTCATAAGTAACAATACAAGTGTCTCCTTCCAGATATAAAGCAATCCGGTTCCTTTAATCATAATATTCTTGATGAGTATGATATAATATTTTGCCGGAATGATGGTACTCAACCACTGAAGCGGCCAGGGCATGTTCTCAGTGGGAAAAATAAATCCGGAAAGCAGCATGGTGGGCAGTAAAAGAGCAAACATAGAAATGAACATGGCCATCTGCTGACTATTGCTGATTGTTGAAATAAAAATACCCAGTGAAAGCGACATGATGATGTATAGCAGGGTTTCCAGCAACAGCAGAATCAGGCTTCCGTTTACAGGCATTCCAAACACGAAATATCCCAGGGCAATGATGGTTACTCCGTTCAGGAAGGCCAGAAATACATACGGAAAGACTTTTCCTGCAATGATCTGAATGGATTTCAATGGTGAAACCAATAGCACTTCCATAGTGCCCATTTCCTTTTCCCGGGTAATGGATATTGATGTCATCATAGCAGTGACGAGCATAAGAATCAGCGCCATGGTACCAGGGACAAACATGTACACCCCCCTCAGCTCATTATTGAACAACATCCGGGGTTTTATCACCATTTGGGGCATTTCATTGTTGCTGACTCTTATATCCCTTGAATAATCCCTGATGATACCCGAAGTATAACTTTGCAGCAGGTTGGCCATATTCGCATCTGTTGCATCGAGAAGGATTTGCACCGTTGCCGATTTTTCGTTGGTCAGCTTTTCGGCAAAATTCTGTTCAAAAACGATGATCTCCTTGATTTCTCCTTTCTCAAAAGTTTTTTCTATTTCCCTATGATCCCGGATATTCTTTGAAAGTATGAAATAATCAGAGGAAACCAGTTTATCCGTAATTTCTCTGGTAATATGATCATTGGATTTGTCATAAACCGCAATTCTGGCTTCCTTAATCTCATTGGTTACCACATAACCAAAAATCAATATCTGGGCCACGGGCATGCCGAATAAAATAAGCAAGGTTCGTACATCGCGGAAAATATGAATAAACTCCTTCTTTACAAATCCTCTGAAACGTTTCATATATTCTTACAGTAAGTTGATTGTATAATTATCGGGCAATCCGCACAAATACATCGTTCATATTTGAAGCCTGATATCTGTTCTTGAGATTTCGGGGCGTATCCATGGCTTCAATCCGGCCCTGATCCATGATGGAAACCCTGTCGCAATACTCGGCTTCATCCATATAATGGGTGGTGACAAATACTGTAACTTCTCCTGCCGCAGTCTCATAGATCATCTCCCAGAATTGCCGCCGGGTGATGGGATCCACTCCGCTGGTAGGCTCATCCAGGAAAACAATCCGGGGCTCGTGGATGACAGCTATGGAAAATGCAAGCTTTTGCTTCCATCCCAATGGTACAGATGAAATTCTATAATTGTAAGCATGAGTGAAATTCAGTTTTTTAAGCAAATAGTCCGTTCGGTCTCTGATCTTTTTGCGCGGCAAACCATATATGCCGCCGTAAAACCTAAAATTTTCGCCCACCGTCAGATCTTCATAGAGCGAAAATTTCTGACTCATATAACCAATGCTCTTCTTGATTTTTTCGGTTTCCTTATACACATTGTATCCGGCCACTTTGATTTCTCCTGACGTTGGAGCCGACAACCCGCATAAAATCCTTATGGCTGTTGTTTTCCCCGCGCCATTTGCCCCGAGAAAACCAAAAATTTCTCCTTTTCGCACCTGCAAAGTCAGGTGGTCATTGGCCGTAAAATCGCCAAATTTTTTCACCATATTCTTTGTTTCGATGATATAAGATAATTCCATCGGATTTGCTATTTATTCATTAAGTCCATAAAACAGTCTTCAATCGTTGGCTCGGCTTGCATTATCTCCGGATCCTGGTGACCTCTTGATATTAAGAACTTCCTCAGCTCTTCCTTTTCAAATGTCCGGTATTGAGGAGTAAAGTGGATGTATTCACCAAAAGGATAAACCGAAGCAACCCCTTCATAATCCCGGATATTTTGCAACAACCTGTATTGACTCTCTCCCCTGGCAGCCCAAATGGTACCGGGATAGTCTCCCAGTATCTTATCCGGGGGATCGATCTTCATGATTTGTCCGTTTTGTATAAGGCCTACACGATCGCATATACCGGCTTCATCCATATAAGGAGTGGAAACCAGTAAGGTAATACCCTGTTTTTTCAATTTCATCAGCATTTCCCAGAATTCTTTTCTGGAAACAGCATCTACACCGGTTGTGGGTTCATCCAGCACCAATACCGAAGGCTTATGAATGAGTGCACAGCTCAGTGCCAGCTTCTGTTTCATTCCCCCTGAGAGATTTCTGGCCAGCCGGTCTTTAAAAGGCTCGATTTGTTTGTAAATGTCCTCAATCAGATAGTAATTCTCTTCAATGGTGGTATCAAAAATGGTGGCAAAAAACTCCAGGTTTTCCCTCACAGAAAGATCCTGATAAAGAGAAAAGCGACCAGGCATGTAACCCATAATCCTGCGGATATCCCGGTAGTGTGTCACCGTATCCCATCCTTCAACTTTGGCAGTGCCTCCATCTGGTATCAGCAGAGTAGCCAGTATCCTGAAAAGTGTTGTTTTGCCTGCTCCGTCGGGTCCGATCAATCCGAAAAGTTCACCCTCCTCTACCACAAAAGAAGCATCGTCCAGAGCCACTGTTTTTTCGTAGGATTTTGTTAGTGAATTAATAATTATTGAGCTCATAATATTTTTTTACAGTAATCATTTTATTCTAATATAGTTGGCAATTGCCAACTCTTTCGCAAATTTTTTTATTTTTAATTGGGTTCTACAATATAGCAAGCTGTCAACTTAAAAATTAACTTCCCCGGGCATACCAATTTTGATTCTTCCCTCATTCTTTACCCGGACTTTTACCGCGTATACCAGGTCAACCCTTTCCTCCTTGGTTTGAATGATTTTGGGGGTAAATTCAGCTTTGGGTGAGATCCAGTATACGGTTCCACTGAGCTTTTGATTCTCCTTTTTATTCTTGTCAATCAGCACTTCTACCTCCTGGCCAATCTTGACATCAGGAAGCTGAGCCCCGCTGATGTAAACCCTTAAAGTCATTTTGGATAGATCGGCTATTTTATAAAGGGCTTTTCCCGGTGCAGCGATCTCGGAGGGCTCAACATATTTTTCAAGCACCGTTCCTTTGACAGGATTCGTTATCCTGCATTGATCCATCTGGGTATTCACTTCTTTGATGCGTTTTTCAAGTACCTGCATCTCCGAATAAACCGATTGTTTCTGTGTATGAATGGATTCCAGTTTTTTGCGGGCCACATTCAGTCTTCCCTGAATGTTGTCGAATTGCTGTTCCGTGGCAGCATCATCTTCCAATAACTTCTCAATGCGTTTCTTTTCAGTAAGAAGAGATTCGATCTGCTCTTTTTGTACTTCAGCCTGTGCGTTTATATTGGCAAGTTTGGCGTTCAGTGAGCCTTTTTGGGTTTTGAGCTGTTCTCTTTTCACGGCCAGCAAGGAGGTGTCTATCCATCCGATCAGTTTTTCCGCCTGCAACGTTTCCCCTTCCTCCAAATCCATACTCAGAATCTCACCCTGAGATTTTGCAGATACAATGATCTCTTTGGATTCAAAATTGCCATATGCGTCTGACTTATCCTCATTTGAGGTACAGGCTGTTAATGTTATCAAAACGATTCCGACTGCTATGTGTACTGTTTTTATCCTCATAATTTCGTCATTTATATCTTTCCGATAGTAAATAAATGGTTTAATTTGGCTTTCAACAATTCAATATTATGGCGTTCATGAGTGATTTTTGCTTTGGTAAGCCGGTTCAGGTCTGTGATGTAATCGGCAGAAGTGATCACTCCATTTTCCAGCTTTGAACGCGAGCTACGTATCACCTCCTGTCTTAAACCGATGATCTCTTTATCCCGTTGAAGGGTTTTTTTTAATTTTGAAATATCCGCCTCAATTTTTTCCAGTTGAATGTCTACTTTTTGGTTGAAGGCATTCTCTTTAACATCAATCTTGTTTTTCTGCAGCCTGGCAAGCTGACGTTTTCTTTTGGTCCGGTTCCAGTCCCAGATATTCCAGGAAAGTTTGGCCCCTACAATATAAAAGGGATCAAACTCATCATTTAACATGTTCAGGCCCGGTTTACCATAACCCAACTGTCCGAATGCAAAAACCTTAGGCATCTTCTGGGCCTGAATAAGCTTTTCTTGTGTATCCAGTTGATTTTTTTGCATTTTGAACAATTCATTTTCAGGCCTGTGATAACTTCCTTCCTTTTTGAGCGTAATTTCAGGCAATACAAGTTCGGTTGAAGTATCAGTTTCCATGCCCGTGAGTTTGTTCAACACCCCATAGCTTGTTTGTATCCGGCTGTTCAGATCATCCAGCTTCTGCTCTATATTGAGCCGTTCGGCCTGCAGGTTTTTCAGATCGGAAGGAAGCAGTGTTCCGTTATCCACTGCCGACTTTACACTTTTGATCTTTGTTTTCAGTTCCTTCATGGTGGCTTGCAGAACCTCTTTCTGTTTCTGGAAAAGCATGATGCCAAAATAAACCTCCATCACCTGATCCTTGATCTGATAAAGATCCGCTTTCACAGACTGTTTTTCAACTTTTTTACCCATGCGTTCCATGTTTTCCGAATATTTTACTACACCCCCGTCGTAGATCCTCTGGTTTACATCCATGGTCACCCTGTACTGATCTTTTGAAGGTGAAGGGAAATCCGCATCAAAGGGAAGATTTACATCTATCTCCACAACATCAGACTGATAAGAAGCCTGGGCATTCATCTCAAGAGAGGGATACCACTGAGATCTCAAATTGTTAATTTTCAGCCTGGTTTGTTCGTCAATTATCGGTTTCTCCCCTGCCCGGGGATGATTTGCTTCCACTGCTTCAAAACATTTGAAAATATCGAGTGAATCTTTTTG
This genomic stretch from Bacteroidales bacterium harbors:
- a CDS encoding ABC transporter permease; its protein translation is MRTIAYILQKEFIQILRHRTMLAMIIVMPFVQLLILVNAATFDMKNIDIYVVDRDQSSTSRKLVNKFEASPFYKITARSFSVNEGMGSILKDEADLILQIPDHFAHNLRTENQADVQLLINAINGNAAGLINAYSSEIISDYNRNIAIKWSNQPQLAGNQPVEIVYSFWYNPEMNYKIYMVPGILVILVTIISLFLTAMNIVREKEMGTIEQINVTPIKKYQFIIGKLLPFLIIALFELAFGLFLGRLIFSVPVVGNLPLLFGFAIIYLLVILGFGLFLSVISENQQQVMFVTFFFMLVFILMSGIFTPTESMPDWANKVNVINPIAYFMRVIRMILLKGSDFRDILPEFYSLLIYAFVSLGLAVWRYRKTT
- a CDS encoding ABC transporter permease; translated protein: MKRFRGFVKKEFIHIFRDVRTLLILFGMPVAQILIFGYVVTNEIKEARIAVYDKSNDHITREITDKLVSSDYFILSKNIRDHREIEKTFEKGEIKEIIVFEQNFAEKLTNEKSATVQILLDATDANMANLLQSYTSGIIRDYSRDIRVSNNEMPQMVIKPRMLFNNELRGVYMFVPGTMALILMLVTAMMTSISITREKEMGTMEVLLVSPLKSIQIIAGKVFPYVFLAFLNGVTIIALGYFVFGMPVNGSLILLLLETLLYIIMSLSLGIFISTISNSQQMAMFISMFALLLPTMLLSGFIFPTENMPWPLQWLSTIIPAKYYIILIKNIMIKGTGLLYIWKETLVLLLMTGIFIGLSIKNFKIRLE
- a CDS encoding ABC transporter ATP-binding protein codes for the protein MELSYIIETKNMVKKFGDFTANDHLTLQVRKGEIFGFLGANGAGKTTAIRILCGLSAPTSGEIKVAGYNVYKETEKIKKSIGYMSQKFSLYEDLTVGENFRFYGGIYGLPRKKIRDRTDYLLKKLNFTHAYNYRISSVPLGWKQKLAFSIAVIHEPRIVFLDEPTSGVDPITRRQFWEMIYETAAGEVTVFVTTHYMDEAEYCDRVSIMDQGRIEAMDTPRNLKNRYQASNMNDVFVRIAR
- a CDS encoding ABC transporter ATP-binding protein, giving the protein MSSIIINSLTKSYEKTVALDDASFVVEEGELFGLIGPDGAGKTTLFRILATLLIPDGGTAKVEGWDTVTHYRDIRRIMGYMPGRFSLYQDLSVRENLEFFATIFDTTIEENYYLIEDIYKQIEPFKDRLARNLSGGMKQKLALSCALIHKPSVLVLDEPTTGVDAVSRKEFWEMLMKLKKQGITLLVSTPYMDEAGICDRVGLIQNGQIMKIDPPDKILGDYPGTIWAARGESQYRLLQNIRDYEGVASVYPFGEYIHFTPQYRTFEKEELRKFLISRGHQDPEIMQAEPTIEDCFMDLMNK
- a CDS encoding HlyD family efflux transporter periplasmic adaptor subunit, translating into MRIKTVHIAVGIVLITLTACTSNEDKSDAYGNFESKEIIVSAKSQGEILSMDLEEGETLQAEKLIGWIDTSLLAVKREQLKTQKGSLNAKLANINAQAEVQKEQIESLLTEKKRIEKLLEDDAATEQQFDNIQGRLNVARKKLESIHTQKQSVYSEMQVLEKRIKEVNTQMDQCRITNPVKGTVLEKYVEPSEIAAPGKALYKIADLSKMTLRVYISGAQLPDVKIGQEVEVLIDKNKKENQKLSGTVYWISPKAEFTPKIIQTKEERVDLVYAVKVRVKNEGRIKIGMPGEVNF
- a CDS encoding TolC family protein, which gives rise to MKQLIIIFLLVAQVSIAQQKDSLDIFKCFEAVEANHPRAGEKPIIDEQTRLKINNLRSQWYPSLEMNAQASYQSDVVEIDVNLPFDADFPSPSKDQYRVTMDVNQRIYDGGVVKYSENMERMGKKVEKQSVKADLYQIKDQVMEVYFGIMLFQKQKEVLQATMKELKTKIKSVKSAVDNGTLLPSDLKNLQAERLNIEQKLDDLNSRIQTSYGVLNKLTGMETDTSTELVLPEITLKKEGSYHRPENELFKMQKNQLDTQEKLIQAQKMPKVFAFGQLGYGKPGLNMLNDEFDPFYIVGAKLSWNIWDWNRTKRKRQLARLQKNKIDVKENAFNQKVDIQLEKIEADISKLKKTLQRDKEIIGLRQEVIRSSRSKLENGVITSADYITDLNRLTKAKITHERHNIELLKAKLNHLFTIGKI